The following proteins are encoded in a genomic region of Microcoleus sp. FACHB-68:
- a CDS encoding SDR family oxidoreductase: MQLKPINQQVVAVVGASSGIGRQTALQFAARGAKLVVSARSQSGLESLVREIQNAGGVAVAITADVADFAQVQAIADKAIEVYGRLDTWVHLAATGVLATFDQITPEEFQRVIDVTLMGQVYGAMAALPHLKREGRGALIHISSMEGRRSVPLQSPYSAAKHGVEGFVESLRVELQHEKIPISVTSIKPAVINTPYYNHVRTKLGVKPTGIPPYYDPKLVADAILHVAEHPTRDYIVGDVGRVLDVLQRLSPGLVDLLLLLIAFPGQRTPEPKSEDAPDNLFEPMAGYDRVQGDFGHLTIPSLSDWIMLNPAVAIAGTVLGVAALLAAAAFTNPNQI; the protein is encoded by the coding sequence ATGCAACTGAAGCCGATAAACCAGCAGGTTGTCGCAGTCGTTGGAGCCTCCAGCGGCATCGGGCGTCAGACTGCCTTACAGTTCGCCGCACGAGGGGCAAAATTGGTGGTTTCGGCTCGCAGCCAATCAGGGTTAGAGTCCTTAGTGCGCGAGATCCAAAATGCCGGCGGTGTGGCTGTGGCGATTACCGCTGATGTAGCAGATTTCGCTCAGGTGCAAGCGATTGCCGACAAAGCGATAGAAGTTTATGGCCGGCTCGATACCTGGGTTCACCTCGCAGCCACCGGCGTCCTCGCCACCTTTGACCAAATTACCCCAGAAGAATTTCAGCGCGTCATCGACGTTACCTTGATGGGGCAAGTATACGGGGCAATGGCAGCGCTCCCCCATCTCAAACGAGAAGGGCGGGGGGCGTTGATTCACATTTCCTCAATGGAAGGCCGGCGATCTGTGCCGCTGCAAAGCCCTTATTCAGCAGCAAAGCACGGCGTTGAAGGCTTCGTTGAATCCCTGCGCGTGGAACTCCAACACGAAAAAATCCCCATCAGTGTCACGAGTATCAAACCCGCAGTGATCAACACGCCCTACTACAATCACGTTCGCACCAAGTTAGGCGTAAAACCCACAGGAATTCCACCCTACTACGACCCCAAATTGGTTGCGGATGCGATCCTCCACGTCGCTGAGCATCCAACTCGTGACTACATTGTGGGGGATGTCGGTCGAGTGCTGGATGTGCTGCAACGGCTTTCACCTGGGCTGGTGGATCTGCTGTTGCTACTCATCGCTTTTCCGGGACAGCGAACTCCTGAGCCAAAGTCTGAGGATGCGCCGGACAATTTGTTTGAGCCAATGGCCGGTTATGACCGAGTGCAGGGAGATTTTGGTCACTTGACAATCCCCAGCTTATCTGACTGGATAATGCTGAATCCGGCAGTGGCAATTGCCGGCACTGTCTTGGGAGTGGCAGCGTTGCTGGCAGCAGCCGCCTTCACCAATCCCAATCAAATTTAG
- a CDS encoding DUF4142 domain-containing protein: MSRKNSLKKLAGFLGIASVSSLSSLPVLAQIATPRTVNPSVSQRLEIAQNTPGTTGETGDTMNTPGTTGETGDTMNTPERMRQGEGSDAPGTMRQEDGGVITPDTMDEPAGQMNTPRGMRQREGTNGPSNSGGPATDTNIPENINAPAGETNAPRRLQQGEGSNTPGTLQRQGEGSNTPGTMQRQGEGSNTPGTMQRQGEGSNTPGTMQRQGEGSNTPGTMQRQGEGSNTPGTMQRQGEGSNTPGTMQRQGGGSNTPGTMNAPAGGTNNPARGNSQSSLSTADRDFVMKAAQDNIAEIQLGQLATEKATSDAVKEFGQMMIDHHTQATQELTQLARQKGLTLPTDMGEENRAKIERLSKLSGREFDSAYMQEMVKAHTQDVSLFQSQTQQGQAQDLKAWAAEKLPLLEEHLQMARSMTPEG, translated from the coding sequence ATGAGTCGCAAAAATAGCCTCAAGAAACTAGCTGGGTTTCTGGGAATTGCCAGTGTCAGTTCCTTGAGCAGTCTGCCGGTATTGGCACAGATTGCAACACCCCGCACTGTTAACCCATCTGTCTCTCAACGTTTAGAGATTGCTCAGAATACTCCAGGCACCACGGGTGAAACTGGAGACACCATGAACACTCCAGGCACCACGGGTGAAACTGGAGATACAATGAACACTCCTGAGAGGATGCGGCAGGGTGAGGGTAGTGACGCTCCGGGCACGATGCGCCAGGAGGACGGCGGCGTCATCACCCCAGACACAATGGATGAGCCGGCAGGACAGATGAACACCCCAAGAGGGATGCGTCAGCGTGAAGGCACCAATGGCCCAAGTAACAGCGGCGGGCCGGCAACAGACACGAATATCCCAGAAAATATCAACGCGCCGGCAGGGGAGACTAACGCTCCACGCAGGCTGCAGCAAGGTGAAGGCAGCAACACTCCAGGCACCCTGCAGCGCCAAGGTGAAGGCAGCAACACTCCAGGCACCATGCAGCGCCAAGGTGAAGGCAGCAACACCCCAGGCACCATGCAGCGCCAAGGTGAAGGCAGCAACACCCCAGGCACCATGCAGCGCCAAGGTGAAGGCAGCAATACCCCAGGCACCATGCAGCGCCAAGGTGAAGGCAGCAATACCCCAGGCACCATGCAGCGCCAAGGTGAAGGCAGCAACACCCCAGGCACCATGCAGCGCCAAGGTGGCGGCAGCAATACTCCAGGCACAATGAATGCGCCGGCAGGGGGAACGAACAATCCTGCTAGGGGAAATTCCCAAAGTTCTCTGAGCACCGCAGACAGGGATTTCGTGATGAAAGCCGCCCAAGATAACATAGCCGAAATCCAACTTGGTCAACTCGCAACAGAAAAAGCTACAAGTGATGCAGTCAAAGAGTTTGGGCAAATGATGATTGATCATCACACCCAAGCAACGCAAGAACTGACACAATTAGCTCGCCAAAAAGGTCTGACTTTGCCAACAGATATGGGCGAAGAAAACCGAGCAAAGATAGAGCGATTGTCCAAGCTTTCCGGGAGAGAGTTTGACTCAGCTTATATGCAAGAAATGGTCAAGGCTCACACCCAGGATGTCTCCTTGTTCCAAAGCCAAACTCAACAAGGACAGGCTCAAGATTTGAAAGCCTGGGCAGCCGAGAAGCTACCACTCCTAGAAGAGCATCTACAAATGGCTCGGAGCATGACTCCAGAGGGATAA
- a CDS encoding glycosyltransferase family 39 protein, producing MNYLDRVREINRKMGQSRALQQTCLTFLITILLIFGVYFRFLNIDKKIYWIDETYTSLRISGHTEAEAIQQLYNSEVISVASLQKYQQPNPEKGLAGTLNSLAIESPQHPPLYYIMARYWVQQLGHSLATPRTLSALISLLVFPALYWLCIELFESPLVAWIAIALMAVSPFHVLYAQEAREYSLWTVTTLLSSAALLRAMRVQTKLHWGIYAATLALNLYTFLFAWFVTIAQGIYFLKTENFRWNKTVKIYLIALSAGILAFSPWLWVTVANLNRLQTSAAWTNQKVAFGFLLQRLLVHTSNIFFDLNTGYKSLNPPSIAILFIIAYSIYFLCRHTPQKVWLFILILMGVPALALILPDLILGGLRSTTARYLIPYYLGIQLTVAYLIATQIPISRHPRNQKLWHLILIALALSGILSCAISSQAQFWWNKSPSKNQYLPQIAKIVNQTPNPLLISDNSPILGDCFTCRMLSLSYLLDPKVKLQLVLEPEIPKIPAGFSDIFIFSPSQTLIKGIEAQQKRQTELLLNNQNFWLWKLKKSPISNP from the coding sequence ATGAATTATCTTGATCGGGTGCGAGAAATTAATAGAAAGATGGGGCAAAGTCGAGCTTTGCAACAAACTTGCTTAACATTTTTAATTACAATTTTGTTGATTTTTGGTGTTTATTTCAGGTTTCTCAATATTGATAAAAAAATATATTGGATTGATGAAACTTACACATCCTTGCGAATTTCCGGACATACCGAAGCCGAAGCAATCCAACAACTCTACAATAGTGAAGTAATTAGCGTTGCAAGTTTGCAGAAATATCAACAACCCAATCCAGAAAAAGGCTTAGCCGGCACTCTAAACTCTTTAGCCATAGAATCTCCCCAACACCCACCCCTTTATTATATAATGGCGCGATATTGGGTGCAGCAGTTGGGTCATTCTCTAGCAACACCAAGAACTTTATCTGCCTTAATTAGCTTGTTAGTATTTCCGGCTCTTTATTGGTTGTGCATAGAATTATTTGAGTCGCCGTTAGTCGCATGGATTGCCATTGCACTCATGGCTGTTTCTCCCTTCCACGTTCTCTACGCACAAGAAGCACGAGAATATAGTTTATGGACTGTTACCACTTTACTATCAAGTGCCGCATTATTGCGAGCCATGCGCGTTCAAACTAAACTACATTGGGGTATTTATGCCGCCACCCTAGCGCTTAATCTTTATACCTTTCTCTTTGCTTGGTTCGTAACAATTGCCCAAGGCATTTATTTCTTAAAAACCGAAAATTTCCGCTGGAATAAAACCGTTAAAATTTATCTCATCGCTTTATCCGCCGGCATTCTTGCTTTTTCTCCCTGGCTTTGGGTGACAGTTGCTAATTTAAACCGGCTTCAAACGAGCGCTGCTTGGACAAATCAAAAAGTAGCTTTTGGTTTTTTACTACAGCGGTTGCTAGTTCACACAAGCAATATTTTTTTCGATTTAAATACCGGCTATAAATCCTTAAACCCTCCCAGTATCGCTATATTATTTATAATTGCCTATTCAATTTATTTTTTGTGCCGGCATACCCCCCAAAAAGTTTGGTTATTTATCCTAATATTGATGGGAGTGCCGGCACTCGCTTTAATCCTTCCTGATTTAATTTTAGGAGGACTACGATCCACCACCGCCCGATATCTAATTCCCTATTATTTAGGTATTCAACTCACTGTTGCTTACCTTATCGCCACTCAAATACCCATCTCCAGACATCCCCGCAACCAAAAACTTTGGCACTTGATTCTAATTGCCCTAGCCTTAAGCGGAATACTCTCCTGCGCCATCAGTTCTCAAGCCCAATTTTGGTGGAACAAAAGCCCCTCCAAAAACCAATATCTGCCCCAAATCGCCAAAATAGTCAACCAAACACCTAACCCACTTCTGATTAGTGATAATTCCCCTATCCTGGGTGATTGTTTTACTTGCCGGATGCTATCTCTCAGCTACCTCCTCGATCCAAAAGTCAAACTGCAATTAGTCCTTGAACCCGAAATCCCTAAAATCCCAGCCGGCTTCAGCGATATATTTATATTCAGTCCTTCCCAAACCTTAATTAAAGGAATCGAAGCCCAGCAAAAACGCCAAACAGAACTACTATTAAACAACCAAAACTTCTGGCTATGGAAATTAAAAAAATCACCCATCTCAAACCCTTAA